Proteins encoded by one window of Microcoleus sp. FACHB-68:
- a CDS encoding FtsQ-type POTRA domain-containing protein, protein MASFASVSQSQLGRRRRELRRSRRVKFFQRCWQTVAVSCLAGGLIWVSTRPGWVIYKPEQVEIEGNQFLSAQTVRSLLPLDYPQSLMRLQPQAIAEKLESAPPIAQATVTRHLLPAGLTVRVKERYPVALSQLAAVGDAVANAKAVQETTDAPAVAPKPAPAAPTKAEEVSNLGVLDKSGWWTPLKSYTSLDRTLPLPTLKVIGNPDVYRNEWPSLYQELSRSPVKVSEIDWQDPANLILKTELGTVHLGPYSSKFAAQLSALDKMRQLPKHPRYSQIAYINLKNPQSPAIKMQQANVPEQTKAP, encoded by the coding sequence ATGGCTAGCTTTGCATCAGTCTCTCAGTCACAATTAGGCCGGCGTCGTAGAGAGTTGCGGCGATCAAGACGTGTAAAATTTTTTCAAAGGTGCTGGCAAACTGTGGCGGTGAGCTGTTTAGCCGGCGGCTTAATTTGGGTATCAACCCGACCGGGTTGGGTCATTTATAAACCGGAACAGGTGGAGATCGAAGGCAATCAATTCCTCTCTGCTCAAACAGTCCGGTCGCTGCTGCCCCTCGATTATCCGCAATCGCTGATGCGTCTGCAACCCCAAGCCATCGCGGAAAAACTAGAGTCCGCCCCCCCTATCGCCCAAGCCACAGTGACCCGGCATCTACTGCCTGCCGGCTTGACGGTGCGAGTCAAGGAACGCTACCCGGTAGCGCTTTCTCAACTTGCAGCTGTCGGTGATGCCGTCGCCAATGCCAAAGCCGTGCAGGAAACAACAGACGCCCCCGCAGTTGCCCCAAAGCCAGCGCCGGCAGCCCCAACAAAGGCAGAAGAAGTCTCGAATTTAGGCGTACTGGATAAAAGTGGCTGGTGGACGCCTTTAAAAAGCTACACATCTCTTGATCGCACGCTGCCGCTGCCAACTTTGAAAGTGATTGGCAACCCTGACGTGTACCGAAATGAGTGGCCCTCATTGTATCAAGAACTCTCGCGCTCTCCCGTCAAGGTGTCTGAAATTGATTGGCAAGATCCCGCGAATTTAATCTTGAAAACCGAGCTGGGTACGGTTCATTTGGGTCCCTACAGTTCCAAGTTTGCCGCGCAACTAAGCGCCCTCGATAAAATGCGTCAATTACCCAAACACCCGCGTTACAGCCAAATCGCCTATATCAACCTAAAAAATCCCCAATCTCCTGCGATTAAAATGCAACAGGCTAACGTGCCGGAGCAAACGAAAGCCCCCTGA